The nucleotide sequence CGACCAGGGCGCCACCCGAATTGCCCGGATTGATGGCGGCGTCGGTCTGGATGAAGAATTCATACTCGGAGGCTTCGACGCCGGTGCGCGCCAAGGCGGATACAATGCCGCTGGTGACAGTCTGGCCGACGCCGAAGGGATTGCCGATGGCGAGGACAAGGTCGCCGACGAGCAGCCCATCGCTGTCGGCAAAGGTGATGGCGGGAAAACTCGTGCCTTTGGGATCGCGGACGCGGAGTACCGCCAGATCGGTCTGCTTGTCCTCGACGACGATATTGACGGCGAACTCGCGCCCATCGCTGAGGGCGATGCGGACATCGTTGGCGCCATTAATGACGTGGCTGTTGGTGAGGATGACGCCGGAGCCTTCGACGATCACGCCCGAGCCGAGCGAACGGGATTCGCGGGGACGGGTCTGAAAATACTGCTCGCCGAAGAAACGGGAGAAGAAGGGATCGCTGGCAAAGGGGGAGACGGCGCGCGACTCGATCCGCGTGGCGTAGACATTGACCACGGAGGGCGAAACGGCCTTCACCACCGGGGCAAAACTGAGCTTGATCTGGCCGTCACTGGCGGGGACGACGCGATCGCTGCCCTCGGGCGAAGACAATTGCAACTGAACCTGAGCGAAGGCCGGCGCGTTGACTGGTGAGAGAACCAGAGCGGCCCCAAGCCCCAAGGTGGCCAAAGCGACACCCGAAAACATAAGCGTTCTTAATGACATGGCTCAATTCCCATTCACTCATACCAGGCCGCGGAGAGGCGTTGCCCAAGCCCCACGAAAACCTCCGAAATCTGTCACGAAAATGACGCGTGAACATTGTTGTTTCCAGGGGCAAATAATCGTTTGCGCCGGGGGGCACACAGCCCTATATGCAGCGCTCATTTCGATGCGTTACCGGCAAAATACGAGGGACAGATTTTCCCCGGTAGCACAGCACTTTCCCCGCACTTCCTCCAGCCCCGAAAGGCCTGTTGTCCAATGACCGACGAGCCGAAAACCGTCTATCCCAACACTTCCGCACTGATTGCTGCGGAAGCGCCGGACTATCCCTCGTTCCTGTTCTCGGAGCGGGAGTTTCATCGCGCCATCAAGGTGTTCCGGAAGGGCTTTGACGGGCTGCTGACCTATGCGGTGAAGTGTAACCCCTCCCCGCACATCATTGCGCAGCTGCACGCCGAAGGGCTCAAGGCGTTTGACGTGGCGTCCAACCGCGAAATGGAACTGGTGCGCGACTACGCGCCGGGCGCAGTGATGCACTACAACAACCCGATCAAGAACAAGCGCGAAATCGAGCGCGCTTATGAAGAGTTCGGCGTTCGCAGCTTCACCATCGACCATCCCCAGCAGCTCGACCAGCTGGCGTCCGTCGTGTCGCCCAGCCGCGATGTGGAAGTGACCACCCGTTTCAAGGCCGGCAAGGCACTGAAGTCCTATGACTTCGGCATCAAGTTCGGCGTGATGGAACAGGGCGCGGCTGAAATCGTCACCGCTGTCGAGAAGATGGGCTATACGCCCAGCCTCTGCTTCCACGTCGGTTCGCAGTGCGAAGACGCCTATGCCTATGAGCGTCATATCGCGGCCGCTGCGCGTATCGTCGAAGAAGCCGGCATCGAGCTCAAGCGCCTCAATATCGGTGGTGGCTATCCGGCCCCCTACCCGACCAGCGAAGCGCCGCCGATGGACCACTATTTCGAGACCATCGGCAATGCCGTCGAAGACCATTTCGGCAAGCGCAAGCCCGAGCTGATCATCGAACCCGGCCGCGCAATCGTCACGTCTTCGACCTCGCTGCTGCTGCGCGTAAAGCATCAGCGCGGCGGCCAGGCCGTCTACGTCAATGACGGTGCCTATGGCGCGCTGATGGAAGCGAAGTTCATGCACTTCACCCCGCCGGTGCGTGTGTGGCGCGGTCCGCGCATCCACGACAACAATGCTGAATTCAGCGAGTTCACACTGTGGGGCCCGACCTGCGACAGCTATGACGTGCTGCCCCAGGTGTTCACCCTGCCGGCCGATATCGATGAGGACGACTGGATCGAGTTCGGTCTGATGGGTGCCTATACCCAGGCCTCGCTGACGCCGTTCAACGGTTTTGACCGCCGCGACCAGTACTGGGTCGACGAGGTCTACACCGGCAAGGACATGGCGCCGGCTGAGTAAGGCGCACTTCTATTTGAGGGGGCGGGGATGAGAGATCATTCCCGCCCTTTTTTGTTTTTTGGGGGTCAGCGTTCTGAGTTCGGAAGAGGCCCCCCTCCTAGCCTCCCCCTGGTAGGGGGAGGGACGCATCGAGTGTGCTGAGGGGATGGTTGAGCCTCGGCGGGCTCCTCCCCCTATCAGGGGGAGGTTGGGTGGGGGTATGCCGGCCGCAAAGTCTGCGTTTGTGGCTCCACCCCACCCCGGCCCTCCCCATCCAGGGGAGGGAGGAGATCGTGCAAGGCCTGTCTCAACGCCCCTGGAAAACCGAGCGGTCGGCCAGGGGGCCGGTGATTTCGCTGACTTTTATGGCGCGGCCTTCCTGGACGGATTTGACCGCGGCCTCGGCAAGAGCAAGCGCGATGAGGCCGTCAACGCCGCTGGGCGAGGCCGGAGATTTTGATCCCACGAAATCGATGAAGCTCCTGATTTCGTTGGCATAAGCCTCGGTGTAGCGGGTCATGAAGAAGTCGTGCAGCGGAGGGCGGGTATAGCCGGAGGCATTGGCGATCTCGATGGAAACCGGACGCTGGTTCTCGGCGGCGACGGCACCCTTGGAGCCATGCACCTCGATACGCTGATCGTAGCCATAGGTGGCGCGGCGGGAGTTGGAGATGGTAGCGTGCTTGCCCGAAGCGGTGGCGAGCATGACCGAGACGCTGTCGTAATCGCCGGCGGTGCCGATGGCCTTGTCGACCAGAACGGATGCCTGGGCACTGACCGTGTCGATCTCCTCGCCGAGGAGATATCGCGCCATGTCGAAATCATGGATGGTCATGTCGCGAAAAATACCGCCGGAGCGCTTGATATAGTCAACCGGCGGGGCGCCGGGGTCGCGCGAGACGATGGTGACCATTTCGACGTCGCCGATCTGGCCTTCGTCGATGGCCTTGCGCACGGCCTGGAAATGCGGGTCAAAACGGCGGTTGAAGCCGACCATCAGCGTGCCGCCAACTTCATCCACGATTTTGAGGCAGGATTTTACCTGCTCGACGTCAAGGTCGATCGGCTTTTCGCAGAAGATGGCTTTTCCGGCCCGGGCAAAGCGCTCGATCAGATCGGCATGGGTATCGGTGGGCGTGCAGATGACGACGGCGTCGATATCAGCGGCCGCTTCGATCGCTTCGATGGTGCGCACTTCGGCGCCATACTGGCTGGCGAGGTCCGTGGCGGCCTGGGGGAAGGCGTCGGCCACGGCGACGAGCCGGGCCTTGGGATTGGCCGTCACGGCCCTGGCGTGAACCTTGCCGATGCGCCCCGCGCCGAGCAGGCCAAAACGAATAGACATGCGAAACTCTCCACCCTCTTGGCCGGCATCAGCGCCGGCCGAACCTTGGCGGAATGATTAAGCGATTTTCGCCAGAAATGAAACGGAAATTCCGTATGCAATAGAGGTGTCTCGCGAGGGGAGACTCGGGCTCTCTGTTAGGGCCCCTCACCCCACCCCTCTCCCCGGAGGGGCCAGAGGGCGATGAAGCCGAGGGATCGTTGTCTTTGCGATAGACTCAGTGTTCGCGGGCGCGCTCGAGGATGCGTTTGCACTCGAGCAGCTCGCGAAGAACCTCGGAGAGCTTGTTGCGTGATTCCTCGTCGAGGGAGGGACTGGCCTCCATCAACGCCTCTTCGACGACGGCTTCATCAGCCGCATTCTCGGCATCTTCTATGAGCGGCAGGATTTCATCGACCGGCCTGCCCTCGCCAACGGCGATGACATAGCGGGGCCCCTGCTCCTTGAGGATGCGCTGGACGCCCTTGATGGTGAAGCCCTGATCGTACAGTAGATGGCGGATGCCACGCAGAAGCATGACATCCTCGGGCCGATAATAGCGGCGGCCGCCGCCGCGCTTCAGCGGCTTGATCGTCGCGAAGCGAGTCTCCCAGAACCGGAGAACATGCTGAGGAAGGTCAAGCTCCTCAGCGGCCTCAGAAATGGTCCGGAATGCGTCTGGAGACTTGTCCAAGCCGCTAACTCCTTCAGTAAGAAAACCTTACTTTTCAGAGCCGACCATAGACTTGTTAATCTTCGACTTCAACACGTTGCTGGGTTTGAACACAAGAACCTGCCGGGGGAGGATCGGCACCTCCTCGCCGGTCTTGGGATTGCGCCCCACACGTTCATTCTTGGAGCGGACCTGGAACGACCCGAAGGACGACAGCTTGACGTTTGCTCCCGTGACCAAGGCCTCGGTGATGAGCTCGAGCACGCGCTCCACCAGTTCCGCCGACTCAGTGCGGGACAAGCCCACTGTGCCGTAAACTGCTTCGGAAAGGTCGGCCCGTGTAACCGTCTTCTGCGCCATAAGCACCCCCATTGCTGTTGATGAATGATTTTCCGGCGAGAGCGCGCAGAACCCTCAAGCCCGTTGCCGAGCCAACTGCGCTACAGGAAAACCGCTCAACCGACGCCGCCGGGACTTTCTTGGTCCGGCTTCAGCGCCAGGCTCCTCCACCCGGAAATACACTAACGCCCTGAAACGCTTAAGGTCAATGCGGGTGGAGAAAGGTTACCAACGGATGAGAGATGCGCCCCAGGTGAAGCCGCCGCCCATGGCTTCGAGCATGACGAGATCGCCCTGCTTGATGCGGCCATCGGCCGTGGCGACGCTCAAAGCCAACGGCACGGAGGCAGCCGAGGTATTGGCGTGCACATCAACAGTGATGACGACTTTTTCGGGCGGAAGACCGAGCTTGGCCCCAGCTCCGTCGATGATGCGGCGGTTGGCCTGGTGGGGCACGAACCAGTCGAGGTCCTCGACAGTGTAGCCGGTCTTTTCGAGCGTGGAGTAGACCACGTCGGTGATCTTGCCGACGGCGTGGCGGAAGACTTCCTTGCCCTGCATGTGGACGTGACCGGTGGTGCCAGTGGTGGACGGGCCGCCATCGACATAGAGCTTGTCCCAGTGCTGGCCGTCGGAGCGGAGGGCCGAAGCCAGAACGCCGCGCTCGGGCTCGCCCTCGGCCAGTTCGACCTTTTCGAGGATCATCGCGCCGGCGCCATCGCCGAACAGCACGCAGGTGGTCCGGTCGGTCCAGTCGAGGAGGCGCGAGAAGGTCTCGGCTCCGATCACCAGGGCGCGGGTGCCGAGGCCGTTCTTGATGTAGCTGTCCGCCGTGGCGACGGCGTAGACGAAGCCCGAGCAGACGGCCTGGACGTCGAACGCCATGCCGTGCTGGATGCCGAGCTTCATCTGCACGAGGGTCGCGGCAGCGGGGAATGTGTAATCGGGCGTGGTCGTGGCGACGATAATGAGATCGATGTCGTCGGGCGTCAGGCCGGCATTGGCCAGCGCGTTTTTGGCTGCGGCTACGGCTAGGTCGGACGTAAACTCGCCCTCGGCGGCGATATGGCGCTCCTTGATGCCGACCCGCTGCTGGATCCACTCGTCGGTCGTATCGACCGTTTTGGCGAGCTCTTCATTGGTCAGCACTCTTTGGGGCAGGTATGCACCGACCCCACGCACGATTGAACGAATCCTGGTCACGCCGAATTGGCCTCAGTATCGGAGGGCGATTTGGGCACCTCCCTGTTGACGGGGAAGCGCTGCATGCTGTCGCCGATCTTGTCGATCAGACGGCTGCGCGCCATTTCATATGCAAGGCCCAGGGCGCTGTTATAGCCGACTTCGTCGGTGCCACCGTGGGATTTGATGACGATGCCATTGAGGCCCATGAAGACGCCGCCATTGACGGTACGCGGGTCCATCTTGCGCTTGAGGGCATTGAGCGCAGAGCTGGCGAACAGCGCGCCCAGCTTGCTCATCCAGTTGGCCATCAAGGCGTTGCGGAGATAGGTCGCGACCTGGCGAGCCGTGCCTTCGGCGGTCTTGAGGGCGATGTTGCCGACAAAGCCTTCAGTGACGACGACGTCGACCGTGCCCTTGCCGATGTCATTGCCTTCCACGAAGCCGTGGTAGGTGAAGCCGGCGCCGCTGGCCTGCTGCAGGATTTTGCCGGCGTCCTTGATGTAGTCGAGCCCCTTCACTTCCTCGGTGCCGACATTAAGGAGGCCCACGGTCGGGGCTTCCGAATCAAAGAGGGCACGCGCGAGGGCGGAGCCGAGAATGGCGTAGTCGACCAGCTGGCGCGCGTCGGCGCCAATGGTGGCGCCCATGTCGAGCACGATGATATCGCTGCGCGTGGTCGGCCAGATGGCGGCGATGCCCGGGCGGGAAATGCCCTCCATCGGGCGCAGGCAGAAAGTTGCCATGGCCATCAGCGCGCCGGTGTTACCACCGGAGATCGCGACGTCGGCTTCGCCATCCTTGACCGCCTGGATGGTCATCCACATCGAGGACGTGCCCTTGCCCTTGCGCAAGGCCTGGCTGGGCTTTTCGTCCATGGCGATGACGGTTTCGCAATGGCGGACGGTCGAGACGGGCTTGAGTCGCGGGAACTCCTCGAGAAGCGGATTGATCTGCTCCTCGCGGCCGTGGAAAATGAACTTGGTATTCTTGTGCTCGCGCAGGGCCAAATCGGCGCCGTGAATGACGGCACGCGGCGCGTGATCGCCACCCATGGCATCCACGGAAATCGTTATTGTATCGGTCATTTCAGCCCGTGTTTCGGCCCGCTTGGGCAGGCATGCAAACATATCCCATCACTGGGTGGGTGCAAGCCCCGACCCGACGGGCAAGGAATGCGACGATCCAGGATCATACAGCATTCCCACGCGAACGATCGCGCCAGACCAAAAGGCCCCGCAGCGATCAGTCTTCGTCCTTCTTACCAGCCTTAAGCCGTGCAAGGGCGGCGAACGGCCCTTCTTCCCCGTCTTTGGCATCGAGACCAAGCGCGTCGAGGCTTTCGCCCGGCGCGCGCGGGTAAGGATCGATCTCGAGACCCAGTGTTTCCAGCAAAAGCGCGCTCAGATCAACTTCCGGACCATCGATATGGTCTGGAAAATCGTCATCTTCGAGGTCGATGAACACTTCCGAGCCGGGCCCCGGCAGTTCCTTGCCGCTGGCGGGCAGGAAAACACGATCGATATCAGCTGCTATATCCTGGAAAACAGGCTCAAACGTGACGACCGATGGCTGTTCGATATGGGCCTTGAGCCATCCCTGGGCCCGCAGACCACCGCGCAGGGGCACGATGGTCAGCTCCGCCTGGAAGCGGGTGACGGCGGTGACCTTCATGGCCTCGGCGATGGCAGCGCGCGTTGTGGCGTCGGCTTCGACCTTGAGGGAGCGGCCAGCGGCCGGCAGCTTGTCGATACGGACGACGGCGTCGAAAAGAGGCTCCGCCTTATGCGTCATGCAGTTTCTCCGAAGGCGATCTCACCCTTGACGATGGAATCGGCCGACTGGTTGTGAAGGAAAGCGTCCTGGGCAATGACATAGGCGGCCAGCGCCTGGGCATGCTCGGATGCTTCGCCTTCGAAAATGTTTCGCGAAAGAACCCCGGCGAGGGTCTCCGCATCATTGCGATCAAGCGCTTCGTTCATGGCGGCGAGCAGACCAAAGAAGATGTTGCCCATCTTCTGGATCTTCTTGGGAACGCCGAGATCGGTGACACCCATTTCGCGGAGGGACCGGTCCATGTCTTTGAAGAAAAGGTCGAACACGGCCTGGCTGAAATCCTTGGTAGCGTCGGCGCGCAGACGCCGGAACAGCAGCGCCATGTGCACGCTGATCATATCGAACCGACCAGTCACCGTATCGGGGACGCCCCAATCCGCATAGAATTGCGGCTGTCGGGATTGCGCCACAATAGCTCGGTAGACGGCATAAACCGCGTCAGTTGCTGTGTTCTTGCGGAACAAGGACAGGATCATGGGATTGCGCTCAGCCTCGGGATCGGTCAAACACATGATTAGCGCGCCGGGCTGCTTGCCAGCTTGCCAGATCAGGGTGTTGACAGCTACACATTCCGGCGGTCATTGGGCACGCGCCTTGTTGTCACGCCTATAGTCGAGAGCCATCGGGAAAGTCAAATTCATGCTCCTGCGTAATGCCTCCGCTCCTATCGCGCCGATCGCGGCAGCAGCCGTCATGGCACTGGCCCTTGTCGCCTGCACAAGCAGCACGTCGGTTGTTACCAGCCGCACGCAGGGTTACGAGATTTCCGACTCGGCGATGCAGCAGATCCGCGTCGGCCAGAGCCAGGACCTGGTTCGCGTGGTTCTGGGGTCGCCCCAGTCCACGAACAGCTTCGGCGACCAGAGCGCCTGGTACTATGTCGAGACCAAGGTCCAGCAGACCGCGTTCGGCCTGTCCATGGTGCAGGAACGCACGGTGCTGGCCGTCTACTTCGACAAGAACAAGCGCGTTTCGGACAAGGCCGTCTACGGCCTGACCGACGGCAAGGTCGTCACGATCGAGCAGCGCCGGACCCAGTCCTTCGGCGAAGACCGCACCTTCATCGACTCGATCCTGCAGTCGTTCTGATCGGTTCAAGCTCAGAGTTTTGGAAGCCCCGGTTCGCCGGGGCTTTTTTTTGTGTTCTCTTGAGGGGGGGCGCGGGCGGTCACCCCCTCCGAGCGACGCTACGGCCGGACGGGGCCTAGCTTTGCTTGCCTCCCCCTTCAGAAGGGGAGGTGAAGGGGTTGCGGCTTGCCCATCCCCTGCTCCACAAACAAAAATCCCCGCACATGGCGGGGATTTTTTAGAAGCGTTGCGGGAGGCTTCGGTCAGAGCTCGGCGCCGGCGGCGCGGGCGATGGTGTCGAGAGCGGCGTTGACGAGGCCGGAAGCGTCGTCTTCGTAGAAGGCCCGGGCGACATCGACATATTCGGTGATGACCACCTTGGCCGGAATGTCCTTGCGGCGCAGCAGTTCGAAGGCAGCGGCGCGCAGGATGGCGCGAAGGGTCGCGTCAACGCGCTCCATCGGCCAGCCATCAGCCAGCGCCTGATCGACGGCGGGGTCGATTTCGAGCTGGTGCTTGGCAACGCCCTGCACGATCTGGCGGAAGAAATCGGCATCGGCGGGGAGATATTGCTCACCCTCGATCTCGCGGCCGAGATGGAAGGCACCGAACTGGGCCAGCGTGTCTTCCAGGGTCTGACGGCCCACGTCCATCTGGTAGAGCGCCTGCACGGCAGCAAGACGGGCTGCGCCGCGCTGGTTTGCCGGTCGATGGACCTGCGAGTCTCGTTTGGGAATATCTGTCATTTCTATGCGTTCAACTTTGCCTTAAGCGCTGCCAGGGCCAATGCGGCACGAGCGGCGTCGCCACCCCGGTCCTGCTCACTCTTGCGCGCGCGGACCCAGGCCTGCCCTTCATTTTCAACGGTCAGAATGCCGATACCCAGCGGAAGGGCATCGACGACCGCCAACTCGGCAAGCGCACGAATGCTCTCGCCGGCGACGGCCTCATAGTGATTTGTGTGGCCGCGCATGACGCAGCCCAGGGCGATAAACCCGTCATAGTCCCCGGCTTCGATCGCCATGGCGACGGCGACCGGAACTTCCATGGCGCTCGGCACGGCGATGACGTCGTGCGTGGCACCGGCCGCCTCGAGGGCGGCAACAGCGCCGCCGCGCATCTCATCAGCGATGCCCGGATAGGAGCGTCCCTCGACGATCAGGAAATGCTGACCGGCTGCTGAATTGGCTTCGATCGGGAAACGCTCGCCGTAGGAGTCCATGTCTCGAAACCTTTGTGTTGCGCGCGATCCGCCAAATCGGAGCGCGCGAGCTCGTCCCAACCCTTAATCCGGCGCGGCTGGGTCTGCAACAGGTGCAGATCAGTCCTCGTCCTGGAAGGTCTGGTCCCCGCCCTGCGCCAGCTCGGCCAAAAAGTCCCGGAAGTCGTCGGCAGAAGAGAAATTCTTGTAGACGGAGGCGAAGCGGACGAAGGCCACATCGTCGAGGCCCTTGAGCCCCTCCATCACATATTCGCCGATCTGGTCGGAGGTGATTTCGACGTCGCCCAGGCTTTCCAGCTGACGGACGATGCCCGAAATCAGCCGCTCGGCGCGCTCGGCCTCGACAGAACGCTTGCGCAAGGCGGTATAGACCGAACGGGAGAGCTTTTCGCGGTCGAAGGGCACTTTCCGGCCGCTCTTCTTGACCACGGTGAGGTCGCGCAGCTGCACGCGCTCAAACGTGGTGAAGCGACCGCCGCAGGCATTGCACACGCGGCGGCGGCGGATAGCGCCCGAATCTTCAGTCGGGCGGCTATCCTTCACCTGGGTGTCGTCGTTGCCACAATAGGGGCAGCGCATGGGATACCCTTAGTTTGCGTAGATCGGGAAGCGAGAGGTCAGTGCGATGACCTTCTCACGCACAGCGCCTTCGACAGCGCTGTTGTTGTCTTCGCCGTTTGCCTTGAGGCCGTCGAGCACTTCGATGATGAGCTCGCCAACTTCACGGAACTCTTCCGTGCCGAAACCGCGGGTGGTGCCGGCGGGCGTGCCGAGGCGAATGCCCGAGGTGATTGCCGGCTTTTCCGGATCGAACGGAACAGCGTTCTTGTTGCAGGTGATGTAGGCGCGGCCGAGAGCTGCCTCAGTGGCCTTGCCGGTGAGGCCCTTGGGGCGCAGATCAACCAGCATCAGATGATTGTCGGTGCCGCCCGAGACGATGTCGACGCCGCCCTTGACGAGGGTTTCGGCGAGCATCTGGGCGTTTTCGACGACCTGCTTGGCATAGAGCTTGAAGCTCGGGTCGAGCGCTTCCTTGAAGGCAACGGCCTTGGCGGCGATGACATGCATCAGCGGCCCGCCCTGGATGCCCGGGAAGATGGCCGAGTTGATCTTCTTGGCGATGGCTTCATCGTTGGTGAGGATCAGGCCGCCGCGCGGACCGCGAAGGGTCTTGTGGGTGGTGGTGGTGGCGACATGGGCGTGCGGGAACGGG is from Devosia sp. SD17-2 and encodes:
- the ribH gene encoding 6,7-dimethyl-8-ribityllumazine synthase, with amino-acid sequence MDSYGERFPIEANSAAGQHFLIVEGRSYPGIADEMRGGAVAALEAAGATHDVIAVPSAMEVPVAVAMAIEAGDYDGFIALGCVMRGHTNHYEAVAGESIRALAELAVVDALPLGIGILTVENEGQAWVRARKSEQDRGGDAARAALALAALKAKLNA
- the nrdR gene encoding transcriptional regulator NrdR, producing MRCPYCGNDDTQVKDSRPTEDSGAIRRRRVCNACGGRFTTFERVQLRDLTVVKKSGRKVPFDREKLSRSVYTALRKRSVEAERAERLISGIVRQLESLGDVEITSDQIGEYVMEGLKGLDDVAFVRFASVYKNFSSADDFRDFLAELAQGGDQTFQDED
- the nusB gene encoding transcription antitermination factor NusB — its product is MTDIPKRDSQVHRPANQRGAARLAAVQALYQMDVGRQTLEDTLAQFGAFHLGREIEGEQYLPADADFFRQIVQGVAKHQLEIDPAVDQALADGWPMERVDATLRAILRAAAFELLRRKDIPAKVVITEYVDVARAFYEDDASGLVNAALDTIARAAGAEL
- a CDS encoding beta-ketoacyl-ACP synthase III, which produces MTRIRSIVRGVGAYLPQRVLTNEELAKTVDTTDEWIQQRVGIKERHIAAEGEFTSDLAVAAAKNALANAGLTPDDIDLIIVATTTPDYTFPAAATLVQMKLGIQHGMAFDVQAVCSGFVYAVATADSYIKNGLGTRALVIGAETFSRLLDWTDRTTCVLFGDGAGAMILEKVELAEGEPERGVLASALRSDGQHWDKLYVDGGPSTTGTTGHVHMQGKEVFRHAVGKITDVVYSTLEKTGYTVEDLDWFVPHQANRRIIDGAGAKLGLPPEKVVITVDVHANTSAASVPLALSVATADGRIKQGDLVMLEAMGGGFTWGASLIRW
- a CDS encoding DUF177 domain-containing protein, which translates into the protein MTHKAEPLFDAVVRIDKLPAAGRSLKVEADATTRAAIAEAMKVTAVTRFQAELTIVPLRGGLRAQGWLKAHIEQPSVVTFEPVFQDIAADIDRVFLPASGKELPGPGSEVFIDLEDDDFPDHIDGPEVDLSALLLETLGLEIDPYPRAPGESLDALGLDAKDGEEGPFAALARLKAGKKDED
- the bamE gene encoding outer membrane protein assembly factor BamE is translated as MLLRNASAPIAPIAAAAVMALALVACTSSTSVVTSRTQGYEISDSAMQQIRVGQSQDLVRVVLGSPQSTNSFGDQSAWYYVETKVQQTAFGLSMVQERTVLAVYFDKNKRVSDKAVYGLTDGKVVTIEQRRTQSFGEDRTFIDSILQSF
- a CDS encoding integration host factor subunit alpha produces the protein MAQKTVTRADLSEAVYGTVGLSRTESAELVERVLELITEALVTGANVKLSSFGSFQVRSKNERVGRNPKTGEEVPILPRQVLVFKPSNVLKSKINKSMVGSEK
- the iolG gene encoding inositol 2-dehydrogenase encodes the protein MSIRFGLLGAGRIGKVHARAVTANPKARLVAVADAFPQAATDLASQYGAEVRTIEAIEAAADIDAVVICTPTDTHADLIERFARAGKAIFCEKPIDLDVEQVKSCLKIVDEVGGTLMVGFNRRFDPHFQAVRKAIDEGQIGDVEMVTIVSRDPGAPPVDYIKRSGGIFRDMTIHDFDMARYLLGEEIDTVSAQASVLVDKAIGTAGDYDSVSVMLATASGKHATISNSRRATYGYDQRIEVHGSKGAVAAENQRPVSIEIANASGYTRPPLHDFFMTRYTEAYANEIRSFIDFVGSKSPASPSGVDGLIALALAEAAVKSVQEGRAIKVSEITGPLADRSVFQGR
- the plsX gene encoding phosphate acyltransferase PlsX, whose protein sequence is MTDTITISVDAMGGDHAPRAVIHGADLALREHKNTKFIFHGREEQINPLLEEFPRLKPVSTVRHCETVIAMDEKPSQALRKGKGTSSMWMTIQAVKDGEADVAISGGNTGALMAMATFCLRPMEGISRPGIAAIWPTTRSDIIVLDMGATIGADARQLVDYAILGSALARALFDSEAPTVGLLNVGTEEVKGLDYIKDAGKILQQASGAGFTYHGFVEGNDIGKGTVDVVVTEGFVGNIALKTAEGTARQVATYLRNALMANWMSKLGALFASSALNALKRKMDPRTVNGGVFMGLNGIVIKSHGGTDEVGYNSALGLAYEMARSRLIDKIGDSMQRFPVNREVPKSPSDTEANSA
- a CDS encoding ubiquinol-cytochrome C chaperone family protein codes for the protein MCLTDPEAERNPMILSLFRKNTATDAVYAVYRAIVAQSRQPQFYADWGVPDTVTGRFDMISVHMALLFRRLRADATKDFSQAVFDLFFKDMDRSLREMGVTDLGVPKKIQKMGNIFFGLLAAMNEALDRNDAETLAGVLSRNIFEGEASEHAQALAAYVIAQDAFLHNQSADSIVKGEIAFGETA
- a CDS encoding MerR family transcriptional regulator, with the translated sequence MDKSPDAFRTISEAAEELDLPQHVLRFWETRFATIKPLKRGGGRRYYRPEDVMLLRGIRHLLYDQGFTIKGVQRILKEQGPRYVIAVGEGRPVDEILPLIEDAENAADEAVVEEALMEASPSLDEESRNKLSEVLRELLECKRILERAREH